TCCGCTTTCCGACCGGGCGACCCGGGAACGTCATTGATTTCTTCTCACGAACCGGACTCTACATCGTGGCAATCAAGGTGCATCGCATGAGCACCGCAGAGGCAATGGAGTTTTACAAGCCGGTGCGCGAATTCCTGCGCACGAAATTGAACGATTTGGCCGGGGCAAAAGCCAGGGCAGTGATTGAGAAAGAGCTTGGTTTCAAAATCCCGCCAAGGGAGGAGAAAGCCCTGGGCGACTTGATCGGCCCCCTTTCGGGTGACCAGCAGTTCGAGAACATCGTGAAATTCATGGCAGGCCGGGCGCCCAGCGAGTGCGATTCTGAGGCACTGAATCAGCCCGGCACGGAAAAATGTATCGCTCTAGTTTATGAAGGCCACGAAGCCATCCGCAAGATCCGCGATGTGCTTGGTCCGACGGACCCCTCAAAGGCGCCTCCCGGATCCATCCGCCGCGAATTCGGCTCGACCATCATGGTCAATGCCGCCCATGCCAGCGACACCGTGGAAAACGCGCAACGCGAGATGGGCATCGTCCGCATCGGCAAGGAAAACACCTTTCGCAAGGTCGTCGAAGAGTTTTACGGGAAGCTGTGAGACGTGCGATCGCCGGGACCGCGAGCAGATCTGCCCTTGCCGCGGAACGCCTATTTCCAAAATTCCGGCGAGACCCGCAACCTTTCCCGCAGCTTTTCGTCCGCCGGCGGAAAGGCGTACTCGCCCAGCTCTGCAGCCGTCACCCATGTGAAGGCATGGCAACCCCGGGCGCACGGTTCGTGTCTGCGCCAGGCGCACCTGAAGAATTTCAGTTGGACGATCCTCCCGGGATAACGATGAGTCACATCATCGAGCAGCATGCCGACTTCCACCTCAATTCCCA
The window above is part of the Candidatus Angelobacter sp. genome. Proteins encoded here:
- a CDS encoding nucleoside-diphosphate kinase gives rise to the protein MSHELAYVIITPYSLHKSRTGGILARLISRTSLEMVAARMFAPSPELVQEYSKVIVSTNDPQDRRIQEMIRDYILQNLSPDPKTRKRRRVMMLVFQGEDAVRKVRSVVGNIGPDRRGGETIRDTYGDLIFEEHGQVRYFEPAVLAAPNVEEAAMKLKLWACHSDTDGGLIADTIVYPPKEKPEHTLVLIKPDNFRFPTGRPGNVIDFFSRTGLYIVAIKVHRMSTAEAMEFYKPVREFLRTKLNDLAGAKARAVIEKELGFKIPPREEKALGDLIGPLSGDQQFENIVKFMAGRAPSECDSEALNQPGTEKCIALVYEGHEAIRKIRDVLGPTDPSKAPPGSIRREFGSTIMVNAAHASDTVENAQREMGIVRIGKENTFRKVVEEFYGKL
- the mutT gene encoding 8-oxo-dGTP diphosphatase MutT, whose amino-acid sequence is MSEPLIEVAAGLVFRDGRLLITRRLPGDHLGGLWEFPGGKREEGESFEECVRRELNEELGIEVEVGMLLDDVTHRYPGRIVQLKFFRCAWRRHEPCARGCHAFTWVTAAELGEYAFPPADEKLRERLRVSPEFWK